From the Patescibacteria group bacterium genome, one window contains:
- a CDS encoding sulfatase-like hydrolase/transferase — protein MSKKYIIAVAIIGLLTFSAGLLFYFPKSLTPSSKKLFQPPVPYNVIIIGIDTLRADHLGMYGYSRDTSPNLDRFAEESILFEQAIAQASYTLPSQASFFTSQYPRVHGLLQATEVLADSRVTLAEVLKGQGYKTAAFVGDGHLSGQFGFAQGFDIYVDDVGRSFVSTIPLAVEWLKKNKAEKFLLFLHAYDAHPPFEVPVVNSFDHIFDPDYDGILHNEELIEFAYRTLPNQPPYFHAMRNILKIGGQAVMRLENETIIFEPQDIYHTIAHQDGRILHTDYLIQQFLDVLQDMGLYENSLVIIFSDHGLTTMDNMTRQVFSDKTRLVGHRGVVYDEVIRVPLLIKHPLLGQQKVNEQIQLIDIFPTILDILRIPIEKNVKKQLQGKSFLPLLTGRAGPNVSEYAYGEGDAMSGLDELQFIRTSQWKLIVKAGERFELYNLKDDPKETQNVISQHPDVAAKLKQKFEEWEFTNLKKRSQLE, from the coding sequence ATGTCCAAAAAGTACATTATCGCAGTAGCTATCATAGGATTATTGACTTTTTCTGCCGGATTACTTTTTTATTTTCCGAAAAGTCTTACCCCTTCTTCTAAAAAGTTATTCCAGCCCCCCGTTCCCTATAACGTGATTATTATCGGCATCGACACCCTCCGAGCTGACCACCTCGGAATGTATGGGTACTCTCGCGACACCTCTCCCAACCTTGATCGGTTTGCAGAGGAAAGCATCCTTTTTGAGCAGGCAATTGCACAGGCATCTTATACGCTCCCAAGCCAGGCATCTTTTTTCACATCACAATATCCTCGTGTTCATGGGTTGCTGCAAGCGACCGAGGTGCTTGCCGACTCCAGGGTAACATTGGCCGAAGTCCTAAAAGGACAAGGATACAAAACAGCTGCTTTTGTAGGAGACGGACACCTTTCTGGACAGTTTGGATTCGCTCAAGGGTTTGATATCTATGTAGATGATGTCGGGAGAAGCTTTGTGAGCACAATACCGCTTGCAGTGGAGTGGCTCAAAAAAAACAAAGCTGAAAAGTTTTTGTTGTTTCTCCATGCATATGATGCCCACCCTCCTTTTGAAGTCCCTGTTGTTAATTCCTTTGACCATATTTTTGACCCTGATTATGATGGGATATTGCACAACGAAGAGCTGATTGAGTTTGCTTATAGGACACTCCCAAACCAACCTCCATATTTTCATGCTATGCGAAATATTTTAAAGATCGGGGGGCAAGCAGTTATGCGGCTTGAGAATGAAACTATTATTTTTGAACCGCAAGATATCTATCATACCATTGCACACCAAGATGGAAGAATATTGCATACGGATTATCTTATTCAGCAATTTCTCGATGTATTGCAAGACATGGGGTTGTATGAAAATTCTCTTGTTATAATTTTTTCTGATCATGGCTTGACCACAATGGACAATATGACAAGACAAGTGTTCAGCGACAAGACAAGACTTGTTGGGCATCGAGGGGTAGTATATGATGAAGTCATTCGTGTCCCCCTCTTAATAAAACATCCTTTGCTCGGACAGCAAAAAGTCAATGAACAGATCCAACTTATTGATATCTTTCCTACAATTTTAGACATCCTCCGCATTCCAATTGAGAAAAACGTAAAGAAGCAACTTCAAGGAAAGAGTTTTCTCCCCCTCTTAACAGGAAGAGCTGGTCCTAATGTTAGTGAGTATGCATACGGTGAGGGAGATGCGATGTCGGGATTGGATGAACTTCAGTTTATACGTACTTCACAGTGGAAACTTATTGTGAAGGCTGGCGAAAGATTTGAACTCTATAATCTTAAGGATGACCCCAAAGAAACACAGAATGTCATTAGTCAGCATCCTGATGTTGCCGCAAAGCTCAAGCAAAAATTTGAAGAATGGGAATTCACAAATCTTAAGAAAAGATCGCAGCTAGAATAG
- a CDS encoding sulfatase: MLRKYIIIAAIIGLLTFSAGVLFYFPKSSTPSSKKLFQPPVPYNVILVIIDTLRADHLGMYGYSRNTSPNLDRLAKESILFEQAITQAPYSLASQISLLVSQYPSVHGVIETSDRLSLSSITLAQILQETGYTTAAFAQISGTEGYSLQGFDLYDRDFGPLGYLSQTIPPAVEWLRLNKGENFFLFVQGYDVHPPLHKPEPFDHIFDPGYDGILSDHEQYYLDYTPNQTRDPNSILYSIKNINHNPVLSWNDKVIPLEQRDIDHVIAHYDGGILYTDSLLEEFFDTLKEMGVYDNSIIIVLSDHGEMLVDSLRREKDENDRLFGHGRLYEEVIHVPLFIKHPDFEGQRISTQVQLIDIFPTILDFLHIPISEEIKQRIQGKSLVPLIEDRADEHFNEYVFGQADGHQPVFIRTVQWKLMVSEGYFELYNLQDDPKETQNVIDQYPDVAEKLKQKFEEWESTNLRKKSQLEKNHTIPDL, encoded by the coding sequence ATGCTAAGAAAGTATATCATCATAGCAGCCATCATAGGATTATTGACTTTTTCTGCCGGAGTACTTTTTTATTTTCCGAAAAGTTCTACCCCTTCTTCTAAAAAGTTATTCCAACCCCCCGTTCCCTACAATGTGATTCTTGTCATCATCGACACCCTCCGAGCTGATCACCTCGGAATGTATGGGTACTCTCGCAATACCTCTCCCAACCTTGATCGGCTTGCAAAGGAAAGTATCCTTTTTGAGCAGGCAATTACTCAGGCACCATATTCATTGGCAAGCCAAATTTCATTACTTGTATCACAATACCCCTCTGTTCATGGGGTAATAGAGACATCAGATAGATTAAGTTTATCAAGTATTACCCTTGCGCAGATATTACAGGAGACGGGCTATACAACAGCTGCATTTGCGCAAATATCTGGAACAGAAGGTTATTCTCTTCAAGGATTTGATCTTTACGATCGTGACTTTGGTCCCCTCGGTTACCTGAGCCAAACTATTCCTCCAGCAGTAGAGTGGCTTAGACTTAATAAAGGAGAAAACTTTTTCTTATTTGTGCAAGGATATGATGTTCATCCTCCTCTTCACAAACCAGAGCCATTTGATCATATATTTGATCCTGGCTATGACGGTATATTGAGTGATCATGAGCAGTATTACCTGGATTACACTCCCAATCAAACAAGAGATCCAAATTCCATCCTCTATTCAATTAAAAATATCAACCACAACCCCGTTCTTTCCTGGAACGATAAAGTCATCCCACTTGAACAACGGGACATCGATCATGTCATTGCTCATTATGATGGAGGAATACTCTATACCGATTCTCTTCTAGAAGAATTCTTTGATACACTCAAAGAAATGGGTGTATATGATAACTCCATCATCATTGTTCTTTCGGATCATGGTGAGATGCTGGTAGATTCTCTTAGAAGGGAGAAAGATGAAAATGACAGACTTTTTGGTCATGGTAGACTCTATGAAGAAGTTATTCATGTCCCTCTTTTTATCAAACACCCTGACTTTGAAGGGCAAAGAATATCCACCCAAGTACAGCTTATTGATATTTTTCCTACTATCCTAGATTTTCTTCATATTCCAATATCTGAAGAAATTAAGCAGCGAATTCAGGGGAAAAGTTTAGTCCCACTCATAGAAGATAGGGCAGATGAGCATTTTAATGAGTATGTCTTCGGACAAGCAGACGGGCATCAGCCCGTGTTTATACGGACCGTTCAGTGGAAGCTTATGGTATCAGAAGGATACTTTGAATTATACAATTTACAGGACGATCCAAAAGAAACGCAGAATGTTATTGATCAATATCCTGACGTTGCCGAGAAGCTTAAGCAAAAGTTTGAAGAATGGGAATCTACAAATCTTAGAAAAAAATCACAGCTAGAAAAGAATCATACCATACCTGACTTATAA
- a CDS encoding VCBS repeat-containing protein yields MPERIHISKKRLGVHILIIMFIGLSFWAFSRYPELLYEAKRAQQGTLLERNVGSITKDEIVEIDAQKPESTFVVIGKTTLDWIYANRVGMSFGIILGGALLALLTPLMALRRYFSVRGLGGSLIGIFIGAPMGICANCVAPVGVAMKKRGVSLETTLSAMFASPTLNIVALSIVFTVFPFELAVTKVIATLFLIFLVIPFVVRFLTQKSNVSFLVLKGKTQWEQESLFFALRAGITSFVYQTARLAVLVVPLMLLAGVLGATIITLFPLENFIDPTQNQFLLIGAAALIGTALPIPMLVDLILVLALLQAGLSLGVAAALLITLPAYSIFSTFVIGKYFSKKLAIILFMAVVGTGIAGGTFILVVEGTLISNSTPTFVNVIKDSGIKKGGESTGVAWADYNNDGYLDLLMLGGRDGNKLYRNNKDGTFTDVTKEAGIKPNAIIGHAPISWAGAFADYDNNGCIDLYVSNRFDKRSDTLYRNNCDGTFTDVSSAAGIEDTYRGTGIAWADYNNDGYVDIYVANYGERIAFETYISEPNILYRNNGDGTFTDTTEESGVMGIADCSGFTPGEGLDFTVRNGPWKIAFQPIWFDYNNDRRPDLFIATDASISPLYRNNGDGTFTDVTQEAGLCLKGTGMGVTVGDYDNDGDLDLYVTNTGPNYFWENNGDDTFTEVAQRTGTADSSSLGWAVGFLDYDNDGNLDLYDINGSVTVEARPAGLSGGVPSRRTIAFQMNVTDKLYKNTGEGVFTEVSLQEGIYGSDAKEGAAFADYNNDGFIDVIVVSSHLEEKSSHRLYQNQGNSNNWLTVQLVGTKSNRDGIGARITITTGEKYQIREIINGSSFLSQNSLWQTFGLGISSRADVVKVEWPSGAIQTLFNVQLNQKIIIVEKNDTF; encoded by the coding sequence ATGCCAGAAAGGATTCACATTTCCAAAAAAAGGTTAGGGGTACACATCCTGATTATTATGTTCATAGGCCTTTCTTTTTGGGCGTTTTCGCGGTATCCGGAATTGTTGTATGAGGCAAAGAGAGCACAACAAGGAACTCTGCTTGAACGCAACGTGGGGAGCATCACCAAAGATGAAATTGTAGAGATTGATGCTCAAAAGCCAGAAAGTACATTTGTGGTGATTGGCAAAACCACATTGGATTGGATATATGCAAACAGGGTAGGCATGAGTTTTGGTATCATTCTTGGAGGAGCACTCCTCGCATTATTGACTCCGTTGATGGCACTCCGGAGATATTTTTCAGTAAGGGGCCTCGGAGGCTCTTTGATTGGAATATTCATAGGAGCTCCGATGGGCATTTGCGCCAACTGTGTTGCCCCGGTTGGAGTTGCAATGAAGAAAAGGGGAGTGAGTCTTGAGACGACGCTCTCTGCCATGTTTGCTTCTCCTACCTTGAATATCGTTGCTCTCAGCATTGTTTTTACCGTGTTCCCTTTTGAGTTAGCAGTTACCAAGGTTATTGCAACGCTCTTTCTCATCTTTTTGGTTATTCCTTTTGTCGTAAGATTTCTCACGCAGAAAAGCAACGTCTCCTTCCTCGTTCTGAAAGGAAAAACTCAATGGGAACAAGAAAGCTTGTTTTTTGCACTGCGGGCAGGAATAACATCATTCGTTTATCAAACAGCAAGACTGGCAGTTCTGGTTGTTCCCCTCATGCTTCTTGCTGGAGTATTGGGGGCTACCATCATTACCCTGTTTCCTCTTGAAAATTTCATTGACCCAACGCAGAATCAGTTTCTTTTGATTGGAGCTGCGGCACTCATTGGAACCGCCCTCCCCATACCTATGCTTGTTGATCTTATTCTTGTCTTGGCTTTGCTCCAGGCCGGATTATCACTTGGTGTCGCCGCAGCTCTTTTAATTACCCTACCTGCCTACAGCATTTTTTCAACTTTTGTCATTGGAAAGTATTTCTCCAAAAAACTTGCCATCATCCTATTTATGGCTGTTGTAGGAACCGGAATAGCGGGGGGGACCTTTATTTTAGTAGTCGAAGGTACGTTAATTTCTAACTCTACCCCCACTTTTGTTAATGTGATAAAAGATTCTGGGATAAAAAAAGGAGGCGAGTCAACCGGAGTTGCATGGGCTGATTATAATAACGATGGATATCTCGATCTTCTTATGCTGGGGGGAAGAGACGGGAATAAACTGTATCGGAACAACAAAGATGGCACATTCACGGACGTAACAAAAGAAGCCGGAATTAAGCCCAATGCGATTATTGGCCATGCCCCTATTTCTTGGGCAGGAGCTTTCGCAGACTACGATAATAATGGGTGTATTGACTTATATGTATCAAATCGATTTGATAAAAGATCGGACACCCTCTACCGCAATAACTGTGATGGTACCTTTACGGATGTGAGTAGTGCTGCAGGGATAGAAGATACGTACCGTGGAACCGGAATAGCATGGGCCGATTATAATAATGATGGATATGTAGATATTTATGTTGCGAACTATGGTGAGCGAATAGCATTCGAGACATACATATCGGAGCCAAATATTCTCTATCGCAATAACGGCGATGGCACCTTTACAGATACAACAGAAGAATCGGGGGTAATGGGCATTGCTGATTGTTCGGGGTTTACCCCAGGTGAAGGGTTAGATTTTACGGTTAGAAATGGTCCCTGGAAAATAGCGTTCCAGCCAATATGGTTTGACTACAATAATGATAGAAGGCCGGACCTATTTATTGCAACCGATGCCAGTATCAGCCCTTTGTATCGGAACAACGGAGATGGCACATTCACGGATGTAACACAAGAAGCCGGATTGTGTTTGAAGGGCACAGGGATGGGCGTAACGGTGGGGGACTATGATAACGACGGTGACCTAGATTTATATGTTACCAATACAGGCCCAAATTATTTCTGGGAGAACAATGGGGATGATACCTTCACCGAAGTGGCACAACGTACGGGAACGGCAGATAGTTCATCTTTGGGGTGGGCGGTTGGGTTTTTGGATTATGATAACGATGGCAATCTTGATCTCTATGACATAAATGGGAGCGTAACTGTTGAAGCCCGCCCCGCCGGACTGTCGGGGGGAGTGCCCAGCAGGAGGACGATCGCTTTTCAGATGAATGTGACCGATAAACTTTATAAAAATACCGGAGAGGGAGTATTCACCGAAGTGTCTTTACAAGAAGGAATATACGGTAGTGATGCAAAAGAGGGAGCAGCGTTTGCAGATTATAATAACGATGGATTTATCGATGTTATAGTAGTTTCAAGCCATCTTGAAGAGAAATCCTCACACCGTCTCTACCAGAATCAGGGCAACAGCAATAACTGGCTGACCGTTCAGCTCGTCGGAACAAAGAGTAATAGAGATGGTATCGGAGCACGAATAACCATTACAACGGGGGAAAAATATCAAATACGAGAGATAATCAACGGCTCCTCTTTTCTTTCTCAGAACAGCCTGTGGCAAACATTTGGGCTGGGAATATCTTCTCGTGCTGACGTAGTTAAAGTTGAATGGCCGAGTGGAGCAATCCAAACACTCTTTAACGTGCAGTTGAACCAGAAAATAATTATTGTTGAAAAAAATGACACGTTTTAG
- a CDS encoding sulfatase: MDKRFRTTVLIMGVLLVAGGVWFLLSFSVSTPSESPFTSSFSYNVILISIDTLRADHLGMYGYSRDTSPNLDRFAEESILFEQAIAQAPYSLASHASLFLSQYSSVHGLISTLDTLDVSKYTLAEVLQQSGYKTAAFVAGNHLGESYGFAQGFGTHQIDESNKYGSFQNTIPSATEWLKRNKGENFFLFVHGYDVHPPLHKPEPFDHIFDPNYDGILRDHEQYYLDYDVAPHDTLQRIKNVEGRPTLVSEDQTTVLDQRDIDHIVAHYDGGILYTDSLLKQFFETLKEMGLYDTSIIILFSDHGESLGDSLARDMGNERLFGHGRLYEEDVHVPLLIRHPDFRPQSISTQVQLIDIFPTIFDFIRILLPKEVEEQIQGKSLVPLIEGNADENFNEYVFGRADGHQPVFIRTNQWKLVSSSGDFVLYNLHDDPKETQDVINQYSDVAEKLKQKLEEWMLVNIQKRTQ; this comes from the coding sequence ATGGATAAACGCTTTCGTACAACAGTACTCATCATGGGTGTCCTACTCGTTGCTGGCGGGGTGTGGTTTCTTTTAAGCTTCAGCGTCTCTACGCCGTCCGAATCTCCATTTACTTCTTCATTTTCCTACAATGTCATTCTTATCAGCATCGACACCCTCCGAGCCGATCACCTCGGAATGTATGGGTACTCTCGCGATACCTCTCCCAACCTTGATCGGTTTGCAGAGGAAAGCATCCTTTTTGAGCAGGCAATTGCTCAGGCACCATATAGTCTCGCAAGCCATGCTTCACTGTTTTTATCTCAATATTCTTCTGTTCATGGGTTAATCTCTACTTTAGATACGTTAGATGTATCAAAATATACTCTTGCAGAAGTGTTGCAGCAATCAGGCTACAAGACCGCCGCATTTGTGGCTGGGAATCATCTGGGAGAGAGTTACGGTTTTGCACAGGGATTTGGCACTCATCAAATTGATGAGAGCAACAAATACGGTTCTTTCCAGAACACCATCCCTTCTGCTACTGAATGGCTTAAACGTAATAAAGGAGAAAACTTTTTTTTGTTTGTTCATGGGTATGATGTCCATCCCCCTCTTCACAAACCGGAGCCATTTGATCATATATTTGATCCCAACTACGATGGTATATTACGTGACCACGAGCAGTACTATCTTGATTACGATGTAGCACCACATGATACTTTGCAGCGAATCAAAAACGTTGAAGGCCGGCCCACCTTGGTATCAGAAGATCAGACTACTGTGCTTGACCAAAGAGACATAGATCATATTGTTGCTCATTATGATGGAGGAATACTTTATACCGATTCTCTTCTAAAGCAATTCTTTGAGACATTAAAAGAAATGGGTCTTTATGATACTTCCATTATTATATTATTCTCAGATCATGGGGAGAGTTTAGGGGACTCTCTGGCGCGCGATATGGGCAACGAAAGACTTTTTGGTCATGGAAGACTCTATGAAGAAGACGTGCATGTTCCTTTGCTCATACGACACCCCGATTTTAGACCACAAAGCATATCCACCCAGGTGCAATTAATTGATATCTTCCCCACCATATTTGATTTTATACGCATTCTGCTACCTAAAGAAGTGGAAGAACAAATTCAAGGAAAAAGTCTGGTTCCATTGATAGAGGGCAATGCGGATGAAAATTTTAATGAGTACGTATTTGGACGAGCAGACGGGCATCAACCCGTATTTATACGTACCAATCAATGGAAGCTTGTTTCATCGAGTGGAGATTTTGTATTATACAATCTCCATGATGATCCCAAAGAAACTCAAGACGTCATTAATCAATATTCCGACGTTGCCGAGAAACTTAAACAAAAACTTGAGGAATGGATGCTTGTAAATATTCAGAAGAGAACACAATGA
- a CDS encoding sulfatase: MTKKYNIMLPFVGIFILSIVLLFSFAQNYTLPLEKLLVPPKSYNVILINIDTLRADHLGMYGYSRDTSPNLDRFAEESILFEQAITQAGATLPSHASLFTSQYPDVHRTSTESLDTLSPLRFTLAEVLKQYGFKTAGFIAGTQLSDRSGVNRGFDTYINGGSLADNFPLAIKWLKQNKKEDKFFLFVHGYDVRDLRFQYLKYPPKHVFDPDYKGIFSDHKSTNFKLRFIEKIKGKPFLVLGNETIPLEQRDLDHVIAHYDDGILYTDPLIQQFLNTLKELDLYDTSIIVIFSDHGESLGESLDRQYLEGGRLIGHGELYDEVIRIPLIIRHPDFEGQRISTQVQLIDIFPTILDFLDLSIFQEAKQQIQGRSLVSLIEGRTDKQFEYTYGGGEQLNYNYIFVRTNQWKLISSREEFELYNLKDDPKETHNVISQYSDTAERLKQKLEEWKLINLTKRAELE; the protein is encoded by the coding sequence ATGACCAAGAAATATAATATTATGCTTCCTTTTGTGGGCATATTTATTTTGTCTATCGTACTTTTGTTTTCTTTTGCACAAAATTACACTTTGCCCCTGGAGAAATTACTCGTTCCTCCAAAATCTTACAATGTCATTCTTATCAACATCGACACCCTCCGAGCTGATCACCTCGGAATGTATGGGTACTCTCGCGATACCTCTCCCAACCTTGATCGGTTTGCAGAGGAAAGCATCCTTTTTGAGCAGGCAATTACTCAGGCAGGCGCAACATTACCGAGCCATGCTTCATTATTTACCTCTCAATACCCAGATGTTCATAGAACAAGCACTGAATCATTGGATACGTTATCTCCCTTACGATTCACGCTTGCGGAAGTTTTGAAACAATACGGGTTTAAGACAGCCGGATTTATAGCCGGCACACAATTGTCTGATCGTTCTGGCGTTAATCGAGGATTTGATACCTACATTAATGGAGGCTCTCTCGCCGATAATTTCCCTCTTGCAATAAAATGGCTTAAGCAAAACAAAAAAGAGGATAAATTTTTCTTGTTTGTGCATGGGTATGATGTCCGCGATCTTCGTTTTCAATATCTGAAGTATCCACCTAAGCATGTTTTTGACCCCGATTATAAAGGCATATTTAGTGACCACAAGAGCACCAATTTTAAGTTACGTTTTATTGAAAAAATTAAAGGCAAACCTTTTCTTGTGTTGGGCAACGAAACAATCCCTCTTGAACAAAGGGATCTTGACCACGTCATTGCGCACTACGACGATGGAATACTCTATACCGACCCCCTTATCCAACAATTTCTCAATACGTTAAAAGAGTTGGATTTATATGATACCTCCATAATTGTGATCTTTTCCGACCACGGAGAAAGTCTGGGAGAATCCCTAGACAGACAGTATTTGGAGGGGGGTAGGCTCATCGGGCACGGAGAGCTCTACGACGAAGTTATACGTATTCCTCTGATAATAAGACACCCTGACTTTGAAGGGCAAAGAATATCCACCCAAGTACAGCTTATTGATATTTTCCCCACCATCCTAGATTTTCTTGACCTCTCGATATTCCAAGAAGCCAAACAACAGATTCAAGGAAGAAGCTTGGTGTCGTTGATAGAGGGCAGGACAGATAAACAGTTTGAGTATACATATGGAGGAGGGGAACAACTGAATTATAATTATATATTTGTCAGAACCAACCAATGGAAACTTATATCATCTAGAGAAGAATTTGAATTGTATAATCTCAAAGACGATCCCAAAGAAACCCACAATGTAATCAGTCAGTACTCGGACACTGCTGAAAGACTAAAACAAAAACTTGAAGAATGGAAGTTGATCAATCTCACAAAAAGAGCAGAGCTTGAATAA